GCATACGGGatggaaggaagaaggagaaaaaatctaCCCATgatggggaggggaaaaacggGTTCAGCAAATGTGGACCGCCCCCGGGAAGAGAGGAAGAACCCACTCGGACAGAGGCGGAACCAGAAGCGGAACCAGAAGCAGAACCAAAAGTAGAAGCAGAACCAGAACCAAAagtagaagcagaagcagaaccCCTGATGAAGAGAAAACAAGTCCTGACAAACTTGAAATGGACAGAAGTGATTGGCAGTATCTCCAACCAGGAGAGGCACCCCCAGGGTAGATACGGAAGGGATCATAATGTACACCAATTTGGAAAGTCCATCCTCCTAaaccttgaaaaaaaaaaaaaaaaaaactactccatttttacagaaaaatatatcagaAAATACGAATCATTCACGATGGACCACCCTATGCAAACAACGACATTCACATAGGACACATACtcaacaaaattgtgaaagaCATATAcctaaaatttttgttaatgagCAATTACTGCGTGATGTTGATTCATGGGTTCGATACACATGGGCTACCCATCGAGTACCAGGTGATGAAAATGCTTAACATTAAGAACATCCAAGAGTTGAGTTTGCCAAACTGTTCAGAAGTGAGTAACGATCAGTCCCAAGTTTTTATGCTCGATCAGGAGAAGACACCGAGGGGGGAAACTAAGGGACATGTCCTTACCAGGTGGCTCACCAGCAGGGAGAATTGGCAGCATCGGGAGAAGCATGGTCTGCATCAGAGTCGGTTGAACGACAGACGCCCCACCCTTGTGCGTGACCTGCTGCGCCGTGAAGACGTCCCACTTGTGAGCCTGAGCCaagcggagaaaaaaatcatatactTCAAAAGTCTGTGCAAGTCGTACGCCGCTCACTTCATCAATGAGCAGTTCATGTCTATGGTCTCCTACGGCATATGGGGTCTGTGGGACTATACCTACGTCACGTTTTATGATCTGTATGAGGACATCCAGCGGGCCGTCTTTCGGAGCCTCCTCGAGCACGTAAGGATGGCGAAGGGGGAGGCGGTGACGCGGTATCGCGGTGACGCGGCAACGCGTTAGCGCGGTGAGAGGGTGACCCCAGCTAGcgtttcccccattttgcaccCCCCCCCATGAGCCGCTGCTACCCCCACTCATAAGCCGCTGCTACCCCCACTCATAAGCCGCTGCTACCCCCACTCATAAGCCGCTGCTACCCCCACTCATAAGCCGCTGCTACCCCCACTCATAAGCCGCTGCTACCCCAACCCcttctcttccccttcctccccATCGCAGAAGCACATCTACGTGAGCAACCGACCCATATACCACAGCTACGCGACACAGACGGTGTTATCAGACAGcgaaattatttacaaaaagcgGATCTGCAATTCGttttacttcttcttcgatATGCACAGCGTAAGTGACTCCTTAGCTTTGAAATTGTTGGGAGCCAGTGTGGAGAACGAACAGGTTAGGGAGATGATTCAAGTGGGGGGTGACGAAGTGGGAGGTGAAGAAGTGAGATATGACGACGTGGTAGATCGCGCAGTGAACGATCGCGACGTGGAGATGCTTCGCACCAGGTTGGGTCCGTCTCCCAGTGGACCCCCCCCCAGTGAGGAAGGCCCCCCCAATGAGGCAGCACGAACAAAGTTGCTCTCCCGAACCAaggaaatgataaaaaagaaactaaAGGTGCTTGTATTCACCACCCAAATGTataccatttttaacaataagTGTTTGTTGATACATGGAGAGTATACATACCAAATTGTGAGGgtgaaatttgaaaaaaaaaatttctttttttcctcatctgTGAAAAATCACTGCATATGTTTCTCgagtacttaaaaaaatactactCGAAGGAGGACAGAATTTTGGAGGTGAAAAAAGTAGTGACTCTCAAAGGGAAGGAATTGGCTAGCTGTACTTATGTCAACTTCGTTAACCAAGTGCCAAGTCCCTTTGTCCTCGTGTCGAAGAACGAAATTGATGAGTCTTTTGGCTCTGGCATTGTGCACGTGGCTCCTGCACACGGCTTTGCGGACTACAACGTGTATTACCAGAACAATGAGCTCCGGAAGGTACACCTCGGCGGGGAACACTACGAGGAAGGTAAGcggcgggggggggaggacaGGGATGGTctcgcaaaaggggaaaaaattggaaggatTGCCCATAGGGGGGAGGCAGTCCCTATTGGAGAGGTTGGTCGTATTGGAGAAGCTGGCCGCATTGGAGAAGCTGGCCGCATTGGAGAAGCTGGCCGCATTGGAGAAGCTGGCCGCATTGGAGAAGCTGGCCGCATTGGAGAGGCTGGCCGCATTGGAGAAGTCACCCCTGTGGATGAAAACGTGATCGACCAGAATGACGACCTGAAGGAGGAATACGCAAAGGTGGTTCTGGAAAACTGCGAGAGGAACGCGGAGCTGATAAGGCGGGATGCACTGTCGGGCAAGGGAGAAGTGAGCCCTCTCCTTCACAACCTATTGCGTAGTGGCGATATGGAATCCTcccccaaaatgaaaatcaaaaacaaaattaacataaaCCGGGAGGACATTCACTTGCTTTTCTACTATGCCTTCCACGAGCATGTCCTGTTTCACTTCCCTTATGAGCACCTGTACACATATGATTGGAGATCACACACCAGCGTACAAATAAAGTCGCTTCTCCAAATCTACGTagacatagaaaaaataaagcaaaacaagCTGTTTTATGAGAGCATTAGGaggattaattttttaagtgacCACGTGAGGGATGCTTTAATAAAAACGATTGAGAATCGAAACGAGTGGTGCATAAGCAGGCAGAAGCACTGGGGGGTGAATATCCCCTTGAGGGATTTACTCATAGGTGGAGAGTGTAAGGTGAGCTTCCGTCAACAGGTCATGGATGTGTGGTTTGACTCCTCCGTTTCGTACCTCTACGTCCTGTACATGTGCAGGCACATCCTCTTTAATGAGTACTTCAAACGGATGGCCCCTTCTACccggagggagaaaaaacgcaCAGTTGCTGTGCTAGGTAAGAGGAGCAGCGGTGACGGCggtgatgatgatgatgacgatgatgatgacaatgatgatgatgatgacgatgatgactcccccttttttaatatacacGATGTGTATGACCAACTGGGGAGAGCGAATGACGGGATAGGGAGAGGAGACCCGCGGTTCGGTAAGGAGAAGAAAGACCTCCTCAAAGATGTAATgacgaagaggaaaatattCGACCCGGAAGTAATGTACCAACGGTTGATGAAGCGACTGAATAGTGAGAAGAATCCCTTCAAGGTAGGAAGTACTAGTCAGATAGTCCATCCGTATAGAACGCAGAAACGAAAAGGGGAGTCCTTTTTGCTGAAGGATATGGGCATACACCTGTGTTGCGAGGGGGTGGACCAGGTAAGGGGGTGGTTCcaatcccttttttttatttacttctttttaaGCGGTGGTGCTGGGGCAGGTGCGGGGGCAGGTGCGGGGGCAGGTGCGAAACCAAAGGGAGAGACCCCCCTTCCAATTAGCAACATCATCGTGCACAACTACGTCGTGGATGGCAACAATGTAAAGTTGAGCAAAAGCCTGAACAATGTGATCTCCCCTCGTAAGTTGTTCCCACTGAGGGGCAGCCGGAGTAGCACTACTGACGAGGTATCAACCGGAGGAACCTCCACCAAAGGGGACGTTACAGAGAGGAGAAACCCCCCACAGAAGGAAACcctaagaaaaaaacgcccttaaaaggaagaaacaccccccccctggggaTAAACACTTCAACGCAGATATCGTAAGACTATGGGTTTGCtgtcacaatttttttaacaaaaatatttcaataaGTGAGCAGATTTTAGACGACATAAATAagcatatttatttgaagctgtataatacatttaaatttttattgaacAATTTGCACGACTTGGATTTTTCAAACGTAAAagtggaaggagaagaagaacagcTACAAATGATGGACCAATATATACTGTCAAAAAAGAATAACTTAATTCGATGTTGCTTGAAGTATTACTCAAATTTTCAATTACAGCTATTTGTAAAACATGTGCTAAGTTTTGTTAATCGTGATTTGGCTATATATCTTGATTATTGCAAGGATAGACTGTACGTACATGAGAGGGACTCCATTAGCAGGAGGAATTGTCAAAagattttttatcacatccTGGTTGACATGCTGAAGGTGCTGGCCCCCGTGGTACCCCACTTGTGTGAGGATGTGTACGGCACGCTGCTGTCGttgaagggggggggagcttGAAAAGTTGGCcctccaaaagggggaggcacATAAGGAGGCACACACAGGGAAGTTGGCACAGACGTTGGCGAAGAAGCACAGGTCGCTTTTCTTCTGCCAACTGCCAACCactaaaaggagaaaaaaagtccaTTTGGAAATTCTGttcttaataaaatatttcgtaCATAAACAGATGAACGGATTTCTGTCCAACTCTCTGCAGGCAATTGTTTACCTCTACTCAGATAGCGAAGAGGTCATAACTTTGGTGAAGCAGTTTTTGAAAACACACAATCCACTCTCCAGTTTCCACAACCATGATGACCTTCGGTTTCTCTTTAACGTCTCCAACGTTATCCTATGTGAAGACTTACTACAACTGCAAAAGATGGACCCAGCGTTCCGCACGTACACAATTTCACTTGCTCGTGGTGGGGAGGGAGTTCCTCCACAAGAATGTGAAGAGCTGGACCAGCTGTTTCGGGGGGACCAAGCTGAGGAGGACCACCCCTTCCAGGACATGCTTCGCGCGGGGGGCGCCTCCAAGCAGGCCTCCATCAGCGTGGGGA
This genomic stretch from Plasmodium cynomolgi strain B DNA, chromosome 14, whole genome shotgun sequence harbors:
- a CDS encoding isoleucyl-tRNA synthetase (putative); this translates as MKRRKTLTATAILLVQAITQQWVYLCFKRTQKVVHILNEHLCAGQSKAVTPCFVATVTYGRERKHALNEHRNKIRDVIRQSVNLPVQLMPTTYASFDRQKQIQDLWISERVYEKRNFANVKKCIRDGRKKEKKSTHDGEGKNGFSKCGPPPGREEEPTRTEAEPEAEPEAEPKVEAEPEPKVEAEAEPLMKRKQVLTNLKWTEVIGSISNQERHPQGRYGRDHNKIRIIHDGPPYANNDIHIGHILNKIVKDIYLKFLLMSNYCVMLIHGFDTHGLPIEYQVMKMLNIKNIQELSLPNCSEVSNDQSQVFMLDQEKTPRGETKGHVLTRWLTSRENWQHREKHGLHQSRLNDRRPTLVRDLLRREDVPLVSLSQAEKKIIYFKSLCKSYAAHFINEQFMSMVSYGIWGLWDYTYVTFYDLYEDIQRAVFRSLLEHKHIYVSNRPIYHSYATQTVLSDSEIIYKKRICNSFYFFFDMHSVSDSLALKLLGASVENEQVREMIQVGGDEVGGEEVRYDDVYLKKYYSKEDRILEVKKVVTLKGKELASCTYVNFVNQVPSPFVLVSKNEIDESFGSGIVHVAPAHGFADYNVYYQNNELRKVHLGGEHYEEGKRRGGEDRDGLAKGEKIGRIAHRGEAVPIGEVGRIGEAGRIGEAGRIGEAGRIGEAGRIGEAGRIGEAGRIGEVTPVDENVIDQNDDLKEEYAKVVLENCERNAELIRRDALSGKGEVSPLLHNLLRSGDMESSPKMKIKNKININREDIHLLFYYAFHEHVLFHFPYEHLYTYDWRSHTSVQIKSLLQIYVDIEKIKQNKLFYESIRRINFLSDHVRDALIKTIENRNEWCISRQKHWGVNIPLRDLLIGGECKVSFRQQVMDVWFDSSVSYLYVLYMCRHILFNEYFKRMAPSTRREKKRTVAVLGKRSSGDGGDDDDDDDDDNDDDDDDDDSPFFNIHDVYDQLGRANDGIGRGDPRFGKEKKDLLKDVMTKRKIFDPEVMYQRLMKRLNSEKNPFKVGSTSQIVHPYRTQKRKGESFLLKDMGIHLCCEGVDQRWCWGRLWVCCHNFFNKNISISEQILDDINKHIYLKLYNTFKFLLNNLHDLDFSNVKVEGEEEQLQMMDQYILSKKNNLIRCCLKYYSNFQLQLFVKHVLSFVNRDLAIYLDYCKDRLYVHERDSISRRNCQKIFYHILVDMLKVLAPVVPHLCEDVYGTLLSLKGGGA